CCAACCATATCCATGCCCGTATCGATCTGCCTGTTTGATTTGGGAGAGCCCTATTTGCCTGATTAGATGGAGGTAATGACATGGCCTACCCATTTGAAAAGATGACGACCCGTAAGTTGAGAAGTAAACTGCATGATAAATGCAAAGATGGTCGTCCTCATTGTGAAAACTTTGACCGTTCAGAAGCAAACCCATTGAACGTCAACTCCCGCAGATTCAATCCCACCCATTGTAAAATCAACGAGAATCCAACCAGCCGGTAATCATCAGCAATAGTCCGTAACCAGCATCTTTCCGGAAGCCACCCGTCCGCTTGTATGGATACGCACCCTGTAGAGTCGTCAGGGAAAATATAGTGCGCCAGGTGGTGAAAGGCGCATCTCCCGGAATTCAACCCTTAAAGGAGAATCGTATGAAACCCAATTTGACAACCCTTGGCAAAGTGTTCGACCGCGTGGATGCAATGTCGGTAAACTGCTTTGATCAGAACATCGCCGTGCCGGACATATCGTTTGATAACCTGGACATCGTTCGCATTGCAGGAGAGCCCCACCCGTTAAGGCCTGTGGCGCAAAGGTCCATATCCAATCGCCTGGGGATCCCCTATCCGTATTTGACCAGATGTCCATCCGATGTGCAGGCGATGAATTTAAACCACTGGATCAAGCATGAGAAAAATGACCAACTGCTGTTCCGGTTCGATGGACAGGAGGTGCGGGCAGTGTTTACGACCAAGTATATTCCCGTGGACAATTTCGAGGTGATGGAGCGTTTGGATTCCCTGGGATATAAACCCGAGACTCCGGTTCAATGTCATCTGGATACAGAGTTCATGTCGTTGAGCATCCCGGATGGTGCCAAGGCATTTGACATCAACGGGGACAAATTCAAACCGGGCATATCGATATCTAATTCGGAAGTAGGTCTGGCATCATTATCCATTGCAGCATTTGTGTTGAGACTGGTCTGCACTAATGGTCTTGTGGCGAAATCCGATGTGTCTGCCTCCTATCGGCATGTGAGCACCAAGATTTTAGGTGAGTTTCCCATCGTAATGGACAAGGTGTCGCTGGAATTGGGCGCCCAGCGGGAACAGTTCCGGTTGTCTTTGGAATCACGGGTGGATAATCCAGAATCGACCCTGGCCAGCTTCAATCGTCAGTTTGCGTTAAATGGCGGCGAAAAAGATGCTGTGGAGTGGGCCTGGCCACAGGAAGCTGGAGAGACCATGTTTAATGTGGTCAACACGTATACCAGGGCGGCACAGAAGGAGGATTTGCCGGCCGAATCGAGTTTTC
This Desulfatitalea tepidiphila DNA region includes the following protein-coding sequences:
- a CDS encoding DUF932 domain-containing protein, yielding MKPNLTTLGKVFDRVDAMSVNCFDQNIAVPDISFDNLDIVRIAGEPHPLRPVAQRSISNRLGIPYPYLTRCPSDVQAMNLNHWIKHEKNDQLLFRFDGQEVRAVFTTKYIPVDNFEVMERLDSLGYKPETPVQCHLDTEFMSLSIPDGAKAFDINGDKFKPGISISNSEVGLASLSIAAFVLRLVCTNGLVAKSDVSASYRHVSTKILGEFPIVMDKVSLELGAQREQFRLSLESRVDNPESTLASFNRQFALNGGEKDAVEWAWPQEAGETMFNVVNTYTRAAQKEDLPAESSFRLSRVGGNILGMLN